In Carassius gibelio isolate Cgi1373 ecotype wild population from Czech Republic chromosome B19, carGib1.2-hapl.c, whole genome shotgun sequence, one DNA window encodes the following:
- the atat1 gene encoding alpha-tubulin N-acetyltransferase 1 isoform X5, which translates to MDFPFDLNALFTERITVLDNNLSAARRAYGRPDPILQISTVIDELGKASSKAQQLPAPITSAAKLQANKHHLYLLKDGEQNGGRGVIVGFLKVGYKKLFLLDQRGAHLETEPLCVLDFYVTETLQRHGYGLELFDFMLKHKRVEPEQMAYDRPSPKFLSFLEKHCDLKNSVPQVNNFVVFTGFFQSRSGTPPSPSTDQGMYGFFGPAEKSPAKKGRGRDQTIFINGKRSGSGGAEGSPLAVRTPRGSPPLSPSASLISTIPFAQCGILPQPGPTPPRRGPRDPLLPAQRQLQGKTHQPSGSGCQEQPLQLPYQQPRCRAIIARTAEPLEASSCGVCFLRAESRALSESV; encoded by the exons ACCAGATCCTATTCTTCAGATCAGCACAGTTATAGATGAGCTGGGCAAAGCCTCCTCTAAG GCCCAGCAGCTGCCTGCTCCTATAACCAGTGCAGCGAAGCTCCAGGCCAACAAACACCATCTCTACCTCCTGAAAGATGGAGAACAGAATGg CGGGAGGGGTGTTATCGTTGGTTTTCTGAAGGTTGGCTACAAGAAGCTCTTTTTACTT GACCAGCGGGGGGCGCATTTGGAGACCGAGCCTTTATGTGTGCTGGATTTCTATGTGACAGAGACACTGCAGAGACATGGATACGGGCTCGAGCTCTTTGACTTCATGCTGAAA CACAAACGGGTGGAGCCTGAACAGATGGCGTACGATAGACCTTCTCCTAAATTCCTGTCATTTCTAGAAAAGCACTGTGATCTCAAGAACAGTGTGCCTCAG GTGAATAACTTTGTGGTGTTCACTGGATTCTTCCAGAGTAGATCAG GAACACCTCCCTCCCCTTCAACGGATCAGGGGATGTACGGATTTTT CGGTCCAGCTGAGAAAAGTCCTGCCAAAAAAGGCAGAGGGAGAGATCAAACCATATTCATTAATGGAAAGAGAAG TGGTTCGGGAGGAGCAGAGGGTTCTCCCCTGGCCGTTCGTACGCCCCGTGGGTCCCCCCCACTCTCCCCCTCTGCTTCCCTCATCTCCACAATCCCGTTCGCTCAGTGTGGGATCCTCCCCCAGCCGGGCCCCACTCCGCCCCGCCGCGGCCCCCGGGACCCCCTCCTCCCAGCTCAACGACAGCTGCAGGGCAAAACGCACCAG CCATCAGGGTCTGGTTGCCAGGAGCAGCCTCTACAGTTGCCATATCAACAGCCGAGATGTCGGGCAATTATTGCCAGAACAGCAGAACCCCTTGAAGCTTCCAG CTGTGGTGTGTGCTTCCTCAGGGCTGAAAGCAGAGCTCTGTCAGAGAGTGTGTGA
- the atat1 gene encoding alpha-tubulin N-acetyltransferase 1 isoform X1, with protein sequence MDFPFDLNALFTERITVLDNNLSAARRAYGRPDPILQISTVIDELGKASSKAQQLPAPITSAAKLQANKHHLYLLKDGEQNGGRGVIVGFLKVGYKKLFLLDQRGAHLETEPLCVLDFYVTETLQRHGYGLELFDFMLKHKRVEPEQMAYDRPSPKFLSFLEKHCDLKNSVPQVNNFVVFTGFFQSRSAVQLRKVLPKKAEGEIKPYSLMEREVVREEQRVLPWPFVRPVGPPHSPPLLPSSPQSRSLSVGSSPSRAPLRPAAAPGTPSSQLNDSCRAKRTSHQGLVARSSLYSCHINSRDVGQLLPEQQNPLKLPAVVCASSGLKAELCQRVCDTGANADAEEHKHTSERPHLQGQVVSLPKIAATKKDHVQEQTSITPLDRKEELQTKVSQNRAEDWRKGGAAEVERGGGRGGWSWTVGESRCTAQWVRQKQEYRSTRPW encoded by the exons ACCAGATCCTATTCTTCAGATCAGCACAGTTATAGATGAGCTGGGCAAAGCCTCCTCTAAG GCCCAGCAGCTGCCTGCTCCTATAACCAGTGCAGCGAAGCTCCAGGCCAACAAACACCATCTCTACCTCCTGAAAGATGGAGAACAGAATGg CGGGAGGGGTGTTATCGTTGGTTTTCTGAAGGTTGGCTACAAGAAGCTCTTTTTACTT GACCAGCGGGGGGCGCATTTGGAGACCGAGCCTTTATGTGTGCTGGATTTCTATGTGACAGAGACACTGCAGAGACATGGATACGGGCTCGAGCTCTTTGACTTCATGCTGAAA CACAAACGGGTGGAGCCTGAACAGATGGCGTACGATAGACCTTCTCCTAAATTCCTGTCATTTCTAGAAAAGCACTGTGATCTCAAGAACAGTGTGCCTCAG GTGAATAACTTTGTGGTGTTCACTGGATTCTTCCAGAGTAGATCAG CGGTCCAGCTGAGAAAAGTCCTGCCAAAAAAGGCAGAGGGAGAGATCAAACCATATTCATTAATGGAAAGAGAAG TGGTTCGGGAGGAGCAGAGGGTTCTCCCCTGGCCGTTCGTACGCCCCGTGGGTCCCCCCCACTCTCCCCCTCTGCTTCCCTCATCTCCACAATCCCGTTCGCTCAGTGTGGGATCCTCCCCCAGCCGGGCCCCACTCCGCCCCGCCGCGGCCCCCGGGACCCCCTCCTCCCAGCTCAACGACAGCTGCAGGGCAAAACGCACCAG CCATCAGGGTCTGGTTGCCAGGAGCAGCCTCTACAGTTGCCATATCAACAGCCGAGATGTCGGGCAATTATTGCCAGAACAGCAGAACCCCTTGAAGCTTCCAG CTGTGGTGTGTGCTTCCTCAGGGCTGAAAGCAGAGCTCTGTCAGAGAGTGTGTGACACAGGGGCAAACGCAGATGCagaggaacacaaacacacttcagaAAG ACCGCATCTTCAAGGCCAGGTTGTGTCCCTTCCGAAAATTGCCGCCACTAAGAAAGATCATGTTCAGGAGCAGACCTCCATAACACCCCTGGACCGCAAAGAAGAGCTGCAGACCAAAGTGTCACAGAACCGAGCGGAGGACTGGAGGAAAGGTGGAGCGGCTGAGGTGGAGAGGGGCGGAGGGAGAGGCGGATGGTCCTGGACGGTTGGGGAGAGCCGATGTACGGCCCAGTGGGTCCGACAGAAACAAGAGTATCGCAGCACAAGGCCCTGGTGA
- the atat1 gene encoding alpha-tubulin N-acetyltransferase 1 isoform X8 has translation MDFPFDLNALFTERITVLDNNLSAARRAYGRPDPILQISTVIDELGKASSKAQQLPAPITSAAKLQANKHHLYLLKDGEQNGGRGVIVGFLKVGYKKLFLLDQRGAHLETEPLCVLDFYVTETLQRHGYGLELFDFMLKHKRVEPEQMAYDRPSPKFLSFLEKHCDLKNSVPQVNNFVVFTGFFQSRSGTPPSPSTDQGMYGFFGPAEKSPAKKGRGRDQTIFINGKRSGSGGAEGSPLAVRTPRGSPPLSPSASLISTIPFAQCGILPQPGPTPPRRGPRDPLLPAQRQLQGKTHQLSK, from the exons ACCAGATCCTATTCTTCAGATCAGCACAGTTATAGATGAGCTGGGCAAAGCCTCCTCTAAG GCCCAGCAGCTGCCTGCTCCTATAACCAGTGCAGCGAAGCTCCAGGCCAACAAACACCATCTCTACCTCCTGAAAGATGGAGAACAGAATGg CGGGAGGGGTGTTATCGTTGGTTTTCTGAAGGTTGGCTACAAGAAGCTCTTTTTACTT GACCAGCGGGGGGCGCATTTGGAGACCGAGCCTTTATGTGTGCTGGATTTCTATGTGACAGAGACACTGCAGAGACATGGATACGGGCTCGAGCTCTTTGACTTCATGCTGAAA CACAAACGGGTGGAGCCTGAACAGATGGCGTACGATAGACCTTCTCCTAAATTCCTGTCATTTCTAGAAAAGCACTGTGATCTCAAGAACAGTGTGCCTCAG GTGAATAACTTTGTGGTGTTCACTGGATTCTTCCAGAGTAGATCAG GAACACCTCCCTCCCCTTCAACGGATCAGGGGATGTACGGATTTTT CGGTCCAGCTGAGAAAAGTCCTGCCAAAAAAGGCAGAGGGAGAGATCAAACCATATTCATTAATGGAAAGAGAAG TGGTTCGGGAGGAGCAGAGGGTTCTCCCCTGGCCGTTCGTACGCCCCGTGGGTCCCCCCCACTCTCCCCCTCTGCTTCCCTCATCTCCACAATCCCGTTCGCTCAGTGTGGGATCCTCCCCCAGCCGGGCCCCACTCCGCCCCGCCGCGGCCCCCGGGACCCCCTCCTCCCAGCTCAACGACAGCTGCAGGGCAAAACGCACCAG CTCTCTAAATAG
- the atat1 gene encoding alpha-tubulin N-acetyltransferase 1 isoform X3, with protein MDFPFDLNALFTERITVLDNNLSAARRAYGRPDPILQISTVIDELGKASSKAQQLPAPITSAAKLQANKHHLYLLKDGEQNGGRGVIVGFLKVGYKKLFLLDQRGAHLETEPLCVLDFYVTETLQRHGYGLELFDFMLKHKRVEPEQMAYDRPSPKFLSFLEKHCDLKNSVPQVNNFVVFTGFFQSRSGTPPSPSTDQGMYGFFGPAEKSPAKKGRGRDQTIFINGKRSGSGGAEGSPLAVRTPRGSPPLSPSASLISTIPFAQCGILPQPGPTPPRRGPRDPLLPAQRQLQGKTHQPSGSGCQEQPLQLPYQQPRCRAIIARTAEPLEASRPHLQGQVVSLPKIAATKKDHVQEQTSITPLDRKEELQTKVSQNRAEDWRKGGAAEVERGGGRGGWSWTVGESRCTAQWVRQKQEYRSTRPW; from the exons ACCAGATCCTATTCTTCAGATCAGCACAGTTATAGATGAGCTGGGCAAAGCCTCCTCTAAG GCCCAGCAGCTGCCTGCTCCTATAACCAGTGCAGCGAAGCTCCAGGCCAACAAACACCATCTCTACCTCCTGAAAGATGGAGAACAGAATGg CGGGAGGGGTGTTATCGTTGGTTTTCTGAAGGTTGGCTACAAGAAGCTCTTTTTACTT GACCAGCGGGGGGCGCATTTGGAGACCGAGCCTTTATGTGTGCTGGATTTCTATGTGACAGAGACACTGCAGAGACATGGATACGGGCTCGAGCTCTTTGACTTCATGCTGAAA CACAAACGGGTGGAGCCTGAACAGATGGCGTACGATAGACCTTCTCCTAAATTCCTGTCATTTCTAGAAAAGCACTGTGATCTCAAGAACAGTGTGCCTCAG GTGAATAACTTTGTGGTGTTCACTGGATTCTTCCAGAGTAGATCAG GAACACCTCCCTCCCCTTCAACGGATCAGGGGATGTACGGATTTTT CGGTCCAGCTGAGAAAAGTCCTGCCAAAAAAGGCAGAGGGAGAGATCAAACCATATTCATTAATGGAAAGAGAAG TGGTTCGGGAGGAGCAGAGGGTTCTCCCCTGGCCGTTCGTACGCCCCGTGGGTCCCCCCCACTCTCCCCCTCTGCTTCCCTCATCTCCACAATCCCGTTCGCTCAGTGTGGGATCCTCCCCCAGCCGGGCCCCACTCCGCCCCGCCGCGGCCCCCGGGACCCCCTCCTCCCAGCTCAACGACAGCTGCAGGGCAAAACGCACCAG CCATCAGGGTCTGGTTGCCAGGAGCAGCCTCTACAGTTGCCATATCAACAGCCGAGATGTCGGGCAATTATTGCCAGAACAGCAGAACCCCTTGAAGCTTCCAG ACCGCATCTTCAAGGCCAGGTTGTGTCCCTTCCGAAAATTGCCGCCACTAAGAAAGATCATGTTCAGGAGCAGACCTCCATAACACCCCTGGACCGCAAAGAAGAGCTGCAGACCAAAGTGTCACAGAACCGAGCGGAGGACTGGAGGAAAGGTGGAGCGGCTGAGGTGGAGAGGGGCGGAGGGAGAGGCGGATGGTCCTGGACGGTTGGGGAGAGCCGATGTACGGCCCAGTGGGTCCGACAGAAACAAGAGTATCGCAGCACAAGGCCCTGGTGA
- the atat1 gene encoding alpha-tubulin N-acetyltransferase 1 isoform X7, whose amino-acid sequence MDFPFDLNALFTERITVLDNNLSAARRAYGRPDPILQISTVIDELGKASSKAQQLPAPITSAAKLQANKHHLYLLKDGEQNGGRGVIVGFLKVGYKKLFLLDQRGAHLETEPLCVLDFYVTETLQRHGYGLELFDFMLKHKRVEPEQMAYDRPSPKFLSFLEKHCDLKNSVPQVNNFVVFTGFFQSRSGTPPSPSTDQGMYGFFGPAEKSPAKKGRGRDQTIFINGKRSGSGGAEGSPLAVRTPRGSPPLSPSASLISTIPFAQCGILPQPGPTPPRRGPRDPLLPAQRQLQGKTHQPSGSGCQEQPLQLPYQQPRCRAIIARTAEPLEASRAESRALSESV is encoded by the exons ACCAGATCCTATTCTTCAGATCAGCACAGTTATAGATGAGCTGGGCAAAGCCTCCTCTAAG GCCCAGCAGCTGCCTGCTCCTATAACCAGTGCAGCGAAGCTCCAGGCCAACAAACACCATCTCTACCTCCTGAAAGATGGAGAACAGAATGg CGGGAGGGGTGTTATCGTTGGTTTTCTGAAGGTTGGCTACAAGAAGCTCTTTTTACTT GACCAGCGGGGGGCGCATTTGGAGACCGAGCCTTTATGTGTGCTGGATTTCTATGTGACAGAGACACTGCAGAGACATGGATACGGGCTCGAGCTCTTTGACTTCATGCTGAAA CACAAACGGGTGGAGCCTGAACAGATGGCGTACGATAGACCTTCTCCTAAATTCCTGTCATTTCTAGAAAAGCACTGTGATCTCAAGAACAGTGTGCCTCAG GTGAATAACTTTGTGGTGTTCACTGGATTCTTCCAGAGTAGATCAG GAACACCTCCCTCCCCTTCAACGGATCAGGGGATGTACGGATTTTT CGGTCCAGCTGAGAAAAGTCCTGCCAAAAAAGGCAGAGGGAGAGATCAAACCATATTCATTAATGGAAAGAGAAG TGGTTCGGGAGGAGCAGAGGGTTCTCCCCTGGCCGTTCGTACGCCCCGTGGGTCCCCCCCACTCTCCCCCTCTGCTTCCCTCATCTCCACAATCCCGTTCGCTCAGTGTGGGATCCTCCCCCAGCCGGGCCCCACTCCGCCCCGCCGCGGCCCCCGGGACCCCCTCCTCCCAGCTCAACGACAGCTGCAGGGCAAAACGCACCAG CCATCAGGGTCTGGTTGCCAGGAGCAGCCTCTACAGTTGCCATATCAACAGCCGAGATGTCGGGCAATTATTGCCAGAACAGCAGAACCCCTTGAAGCTTCCAG GGCTGAAAGCAGAGCTCTGTCAGAGAGTGTGTGA
- the atat1 gene encoding alpha-tubulin N-acetyltransferase 1 isoform X2, producing MDFPFDLNALFTERITVLDNNLSAARRAYGRPDPILQISTVIDELGKASSKAQQLPAPITSAAKLQANKHHLYLLKDGEQNGGRGVIVGFLKVGYKKLFLLDQRGAHLETEPLCVLDFYVTETLQRHGYGLELFDFMLKHKRVEPEQMAYDRPSPKFLSFLEKHCDLKNSVPQVNNFVVFTGFFQSRSAVQLRKVLPKKAEGEIKPYSLMEREVVREEQRVLPWPFVRPVGPPHSPPLLPSSPQSRSLSVGSSPSRAPLRPAAAPGTPSSQLNDSCRAKRTSHQGLVARSSLYSCHINSRDVGQLLPEQQNPLKLPGLKAELCQRVCDTGANADAEEHKHTSERPHLQGQVVSLPKIAATKKDHVQEQTSITPLDRKEELQTKVSQNRAEDWRKGGAAEVERGGGRGGWSWTVGESRCTAQWVRQKQEYRSTRPW from the exons ACCAGATCCTATTCTTCAGATCAGCACAGTTATAGATGAGCTGGGCAAAGCCTCCTCTAAG GCCCAGCAGCTGCCTGCTCCTATAACCAGTGCAGCGAAGCTCCAGGCCAACAAACACCATCTCTACCTCCTGAAAGATGGAGAACAGAATGg CGGGAGGGGTGTTATCGTTGGTTTTCTGAAGGTTGGCTACAAGAAGCTCTTTTTACTT GACCAGCGGGGGGCGCATTTGGAGACCGAGCCTTTATGTGTGCTGGATTTCTATGTGACAGAGACACTGCAGAGACATGGATACGGGCTCGAGCTCTTTGACTTCATGCTGAAA CACAAACGGGTGGAGCCTGAACAGATGGCGTACGATAGACCTTCTCCTAAATTCCTGTCATTTCTAGAAAAGCACTGTGATCTCAAGAACAGTGTGCCTCAG GTGAATAACTTTGTGGTGTTCACTGGATTCTTCCAGAGTAGATCAG CGGTCCAGCTGAGAAAAGTCCTGCCAAAAAAGGCAGAGGGAGAGATCAAACCATATTCATTAATGGAAAGAGAAG TGGTTCGGGAGGAGCAGAGGGTTCTCCCCTGGCCGTTCGTACGCCCCGTGGGTCCCCCCCACTCTCCCCCTCTGCTTCCCTCATCTCCACAATCCCGTTCGCTCAGTGTGGGATCCTCCCCCAGCCGGGCCCCACTCCGCCCCGCCGCGGCCCCCGGGACCCCCTCCTCCCAGCTCAACGACAGCTGCAGGGCAAAACGCACCAG CCATCAGGGTCTGGTTGCCAGGAGCAGCCTCTACAGTTGCCATATCAACAGCCGAGATGTCGGGCAATTATTGCCAGAACAGCAGAACCCCTTGAAGCTTCCAG GGCTGAAAGCAGAGCTCTGTCAGAGAGTGTGTGACACAGGGGCAAACGCAGATGCagaggaacacaaacacacttcagaAAG ACCGCATCTTCAAGGCCAGGTTGTGTCCCTTCCGAAAATTGCCGCCACTAAGAAAGATCATGTTCAGGAGCAGACCTCCATAACACCCCTGGACCGCAAAGAAGAGCTGCAGACCAAAGTGTCACAGAACCGAGCGGAGGACTGGAGGAAAGGTGGAGCGGCTGAGGTGGAGAGGGGCGGAGGGAGAGGCGGATGGTCCTGGACGGTTGGGGAGAGCCGATGTACGGCCCAGTGGGTCCGACAGAAACAAGAGTATCGCAGCACAAGGCCCTGGTGA
- the atat1 gene encoding alpha-tubulin N-acetyltransferase 1 isoform X4 — protein MDFPFDLNALFTERITVLDNNLSAARRAYGRPDPILQISTVIDELGKASSKAQQLPAPITSAAKLQANKHHLYLLKDGEQNGGRGVIVGFLKVGYKKLFLLDQRGAHLETEPLCVLDFYVTETLQRHGYGLELFDFMLKHKRVEPEQMAYDRPSPKFLSFLEKHCDLKNSVPQVNNFVVFTGFFQSRSAVQLRKVLPKKAEGEIKPYSLMEREVVREEQRVLPWPFVRPVGPPHSPPLLPSSPQSRSLSVGSSPSRAPLRPAAAPGTPSSQLNDSCRAKRTRPHLQGQVVSLPKIAATKKDHVQEQTSITPLDRKEELQTKVSQNRAEDWRKGGAAEVERGGGRGGWSWTVGESRCTAQWVRQKQEYRSTRPW, from the exons ACCAGATCCTATTCTTCAGATCAGCACAGTTATAGATGAGCTGGGCAAAGCCTCCTCTAAG GCCCAGCAGCTGCCTGCTCCTATAACCAGTGCAGCGAAGCTCCAGGCCAACAAACACCATCTCTACCTCCTGAAAGATGGAGAACAGAATGg CGGGAGGGGTGTTATCGTTGGTTTTCTGAAGGTTGGCTACAAGAAGCTCTTTTTACTT GACCAGCGGGGGGCGCATTTGGAGACCGAGCCTTTATGTGTGCTGGATTTCTATGTGACAGAGACACTGCAGAGACATGGATACGGGCTCGAGCTCTTTGACTTCATGCTGAAA CACAAACGGGTGGAGCCTGAACAGATGGCGTACGATAGACCTTCTCCTAAATTCCTGTCATTTCTAGAAAAGCACTGTGATCTCAAGAACAGTGTGCCTCAG GTGAATAACTTTGTGGTGTTCACTGGATTCTTCCAGAGTAGATCAG CGGTCCAGCTGAGAAAAGTCCTGCCAAAAAAGGCAGAGGGAGAGATCAAACCATATTCATTAATGGAAAGAGAAG TGGTTCGGGAGGAGCAGAGGGTTCTCCCCTGGCCGTTCGTACGCCCCGTGGGTCCCCCCCACTCTCCCCCTCTGCTTCCCTCATCTCCACAATCCCGTTCGCTCAGTGTGGGATCCTCCCCCAGCCGGGCCCCACTCCGCCCCGCCGCGGCCCCCGGGACCCCCTCCTCCCAGCTCAACGACAGCTGCAGGGCAAAACGCACCAG ACCGCATCTTCAAGGCCAGGTTGTGTCCCTTCCGAAAATTGCCGCCACTAAGAAAGATCATGTTCAGGAGCAGACCTCCATAACACCCCTGGACCGCAAAGAAGAGCTGCAGACCAAAGTGTCACAGAACCGAGCGGAGGACTGGAGGAAAGGTGGAGCGGCTGAGGTGGAGAGGGGCGGAGGGAGAGGCGGATGGTCCTGGACGGTTGGGGAGAGCCGATGTACGGCCCAGTGGGTCCGACAGAAACAAGAGTATCGCAGCACAAGGCCCTGGTGA
- the atat1 gene encoding alpha-tubulin N-acetyltransferase 1 isoform X6: MDFPFDLNALFTERITVLDNNLSAARRAYGRPDPILQISTVIDELGKASSKAQQLPAPITSAAKLQANKHHLYLLKDGEQNGGRGVIVGFLKVGYKKLFLLDQRGAHLETEPLCVLDFYVTETLQRHGYGLELFDFMLKHKRVEPEQMAYDRPSPKFLSFLEKHCDLKNSVPQVNNFVVFTGFFQSRSAVQLRKVLPKKAEGEIKPYSLMEREVVREEQRVLPWPFVRPVGPPHSPPLLPSSPQSRSLSVGSSPSRAPLRPAAAPGTPSSQLNDSCRAKRTSHQGLVARSSLYSCHINSRDVGQLLPEQQNPLKLPDRIFKARLCPFRKLPPLRKIMFRSRPP, from the exons ACCAGATCCTATTCTTCAGATCAGCACAGTTATAGATGAGCTGGGCAAAGCCTCCTCTAAG GCCCAGCAGCTGCCTGCTCCTATAACCAGTGCAGCGAAGCTCCAGGCCAACAAACACCATCTCTACCTCCTGAAAGATGGAGAACAGAATGg CGGGAGGGGTGTTATCGTTGGTTTTCTGAAGGTTGGCTACAAGAAGCTCTTTTTACTT GACCAGCGGGGGGCGCATTTGGAGACCGAGCCTTTATGTGTGCTGGATTTCTATGTGACAGAGACACTGCAGAGACATGGATACGGGCTCGAGCTCTTTGACTTCATGCTGAAA CACAAACGGGTGGAGCCTGAACAGATGGCGTACGATAGACCTTCTCCTAAATTCCTGTCATTTCTAGAAAAGCACTGTGATCTCAAGAACAGTGTGCCTCAG GTGAATAACTTTGTGGTGTTCACTGGATTCTTCCAGAGTAGATCAG CGGTCCAGCTGAGAAAAGTCCTGCCAAAAAAGGCAGAGGGAGAGATCAAACCATATTCATTAATGGAAAGAGAAG TGGTTCGGGAGGAGCAGAGGGTTCTCCCCTGGCCGTTCGTACGCCCCGTGGGTCCCCCCCACTCTCCCCCTCTGCTTCCCTCATCTCCACAATCCCGTTCGCTCAGTGTGGGATCCTCCCCCAGCCGGGCCCCACTCCGCCCCGCCGCGGCCCCCGGGACCCCCTCCTCCCAGCTCAACGACAGCTGCAGGGCAAAACGCACCAG CCATCAGGGTCTGGTTGCCAGGAGCAGCCTCTACAGTTGCCATATCAACAGCCGAGATGTCGGGCAATTATTGCCAGAACAGCAGAACCCCTTGAAGCTTCCAG ACCGCATCTTCAAGGCCAGGTTGTGTCCCTTCCGAAAATTGCCGCCACTAAGAAAGATCATGTTCAGGAGCAGACCTCCATAA